One genomic segment of Candidatus Fukatsuia endosymbiont of Tuberolachnus salignus includes these proteins:
- the vgrG gene encoding type VI secretion system tip protein VgrG, with amino-acid sequence MMKGVYTITLSCQGKKLTSLQRHIVALEVILTVNKIPTAQLVIAERGPPAEQPFHLSPGDFFKPGHRVDIHLRYEDEPKNEKLIFSGIVVKHKIAWHDDHGSRLSLDLKSQAIRLTTRRKSVLFEKTTDKDIITRLIKQGGLTLKGAIGKAEVKHPQMVQYHCSDWDFILARATANGLWVLFHYLEGKEHIQIVAPDFKQSPKQVFNVNNVDPQIVIHNVELEVDIRQQLNKVRAAHWDTKKLALTWVDAQQTSVKQGTVDAVQAAQTIGADPYPLVHLGGVAPEELQACSKAMLDQARLTLLRGRFQIKGRKNITLGECIAIKGVGSYFEGHAIVTGIRHQLNREGWQTHVQVGLTEGMSRSFEMCDPAAAGLLPAIQGLHVGIVVGHAKEQNPQFCLKVHLPLLEDKNKVLWARLASPYASDKKGLVFRPEVGDEVVLGFFNNDPRYPVILGAMHSEKNPPPLAMEKDNHQKGIVTQENMQFLMDDKEKTLKWMTAKNNSVTLVSGKKSGIYLKDQHNNQVNLTEQGIDIKLDKNLTADTGQNVVIKGKKIDFK; translated from the coding sequence ATGATGAAAGGTGTCTATACCATTACGCTCTCCTGTCAGGGGAAAAAACTCACCTCACTGCAACGTCACATTGTGGCGTTAGAGGTGATACTGACGGTGAATAAAATACCGACGGCTCAGCTGGTGATAGCAGAACGCGGCCCGCCTGCAGAGCAACCGTTTCATTTGAGCCCAGGGGATTTTTTTAAACCGGGTCATCGCGTGGATATCCACTTACGTTATGAAGATGAACCCAAAAATGAAAAATTAATTTTTTCCGGTATCGTGGTTAAGCATAAAATTGCGTGGCATGATGATCACGGATCACGATTATCACTTGATCTCAAAAGCCAAGCGATTCGGCTGACAACGCGACGTAAAAGCGTCTTGTTTGAAAAGACCACGGATAAAGACATTATCACGCGCCTGATTAAACAAGGGGGACTCACCTTGAAAGGCGCTATAGGGAAAGCAGAGGTAAAACATCCCCAAATGGTGCAGTATCACTGTAGCGATTGGGATTTTATCTTGGCGCGCGCGACCGCGAATGGATTGTGGGTGTTATTTCATTACCTGGAAGGGAAAGAGCACATCCAGATTGTGGCACCCGATTTCAAACAGTCGCCTAAACAAGTGTTTAACGTGAATAACGTCGATCCACAGATCGTCATCCACAACGTGGAGCTTGAGGTGGATATTCGTCAGCAATTGAACAAGGTACGTGCTGCCCACTGGGATACGAAAAAATTAGCCTTGACTTGGGTCGACGCTCAGCAAACCAGTGTTAAACAAGGCACCGTCGATGCTGTGCAAGCCGCTCAGACCATCGGCGCGGATCCCTATCCGCTGGTGCATCTGGGCGGGGTGGCTCCTGAAGAGCTCCAGGCCTGCAGTAAGGCGATGCTGGATCAAGCGCGACTCACGCTATTGCGGGGCCGCTTTCAGATAAAAGGCAGAAAAAACATTACACTTGGTGAATGCATTGCCATTAAAGGTGTGGGAAGCTACTTTGAAGGCCATGCCATTGTCACCGGCATTCGTCATCAGCTCAATCGAGAAGGTTGGCAGACCCATGTGCAAGTGGGCCTCACCGAGGGAATGAGCCGTTCCTTCGAAATGTGTGATCCCGCTGCGGCAGGATTATTACCTGCCATCCAAGGTCTCCATGTCGGGATCGTGGTCGGGCACGCGAAAGAACAAAACCCGCAGTTTTGCCTCAAAGTCCATTTACCCCTATTGGAAGATAAAAATAAAGTGCTGTGGGCCCGGTTGGCATCGCCTTATGCGAGCGATAAAAAAGGCCTGGTGTTTCGACCTGAAGTGGGGGATGAAGTGGTGTTAGGGTTTTTTAATAATGACCCCCGCTATCCGGTTATTCTCGGTGCCATGCACAGTGAAAAAAATCCGCCACCGCTGGCTATGGAGAAAGACAATCATCAAAAAGGCATTGTGACGCAAGAGAACATGCAATTTTTAATGGATGATAAAGAGAAAACGCTGAAGTGGATGACCGCTAAAAATAATAGCGTGACGTTGGTCAGTGGCAAAAAATCCGGTATTTACTTGAAAGATCAACATAACAATCAGGTGAATTTAACGGAGCAAGGCATTGACATCAAACTTGATAAAAATTTGACGGCTGATACGGGTCAGAATGTGGTGATTAAAGGTAAAAAAATTGACTTTAAATAA
- a CDS encoding DUF5908 family protein, which produces MMPIEIRELMIKATLSDPPHFSGEASRWVEEVNTEDPILPERQDHDPRGRRFIAAQLEQLLPEQVEKLLRDRFSEQALTDQIVHILARMKER; this is translated from the coding sequence ATGATGCCGATTGAAATCCGCGAGCTGATGATTAAAGCCACCCTGAGTGATCCGCCACATTTTAGCGGGGAAGCATCCCGATGGGTCGAAGAGGTGAATACGGAGGATCCGATCCTGCCTGAGCGGCAGGATCACGATCCCAGGGGGCGTCGGTTTATCGCCGCCCAGCTTGAACAGTTGCTGCCTGAACAAGTAGAGAAGCTGTTACGTGATCGATTTTCTGAACAAGCATTAACCGACCAGATAGTGCACATCTTGGCACGAATGAAGGAAAGGTAA